The nucleotide sequence ATGAGGATATCGCCAATGGTAAGGAGCGTAACCCACATGTACCGGTACAAAAGTACGATCCTTTTGTGCGCGATCTCAACTTGTCGGTCAAGGAGATGTCCCAAATCATTTCATTTTTAAACACGCTTAACGACGATGGTTTTGACAAGACCGTACCCGAGCGCGTACCCAGTGGCTTGCCGGTAGGGGGCAATATTCAATAATTTTTTTGGTTTTAGGTCTGGTTTCTTGATGTTCATGTAACACAGGTAACATAGCTGTTTTAGATTAAATGGTACCTTTGTCCCATGCGAAGATTTCTCCCTTTTTTGGAGTGGATTCCAGACTATAACAAGAACTGGTTTTCCAAAGACTTGGTGGCAGGCCTGACGGTAGGGATCATATTGATTCCACAGGGCATGGCCTACGCCATGATTGCAGGCCTTCCTCCGGTATACGGTCTCTACGCTTCTTTATTGCCCATGATTGCCTACGCCGTTTTCGGTACGTCTAGGCAATTGGCCGTGGGGCCAGTTGCCATGGACTCGCTTTTGGTGGCTGCAGGTTTGGCTACCTTGGCTATTACTTCGGTAGACGATTATATTGGTATGGCCCTGCTTTTGGCTTTTACCGTTGGGGCTATACAATTGACATTAGGACTTTTACGAATGGGTTTTTTGGTGAATTTTCTATCGAAACCGGTCATAAGTGGCTTTACCTCGGCCGCGGCATTGATAATTATGTTCAGCCAGTTGAAGCACCTTTTGGGGGTAGATATCACCCGCAGCAACCGCTTTGACGTATTATTGGTGAACGCATTTGAAAAGATGCCCGACACTAATTTATACGATTTTGCCATTGGTTTGGTGGGCATTGTGATTATTGTGGCCTTAAAAAAAATCGATAAACGTATACCTGGTATACTCTTCGTGGTCATTTTGGGTATTTTGGTGGTTTACTTATTGCAGTTGCCCGCTTTTGGGGTGCACATCGTAGGGGAGATTCCTACCGGCTTGCCCTCGTTCCGGCTTCACAGTTTCAATGTCGATGCCTTGCTGGAATTGGCGCCTATTGCGGTGACACTTGCACTTATTGGGTATTTGGAGGCAATTTCCATAGGGAAATCGTTGGAGGAACAAACCGGGGAAGAAACCATAGATGCCAATAAGGAACTTATTGCCCTAGGCAGCTCGAATATGTTGGGGTCCTTTTTTCAGTCGTATGTGGTAACGGGTAGTTTTTCGCGTTCGGCCATTAACGCACAAGCCGGGGCAAAAACCCCTATGGCCTTGTTCTTTAGCGCCATTGTCGTAGCCATCACCCTTTTGTTTCTTACGCCGCTTTTCTATTATTTGCCCAATGCCGTCTTGGCGAGCATTATTATGGTTTCGGTATTCGGACTTATCGATATCGCCTACCCGAAAAGCCTTTGGGAGTATCGTAAAGACGAACTCTTTGTGCTGGTTATCACGTTTTTGATTACGCTTTTTGCCGGTATATCGGAAGGAATATTGATCGGTGTGTTATTGTCGCTGTTGTTGATGGTATACAAAAGCTCAAAGCCCCACTTTGCTGTTTTGGGGAGAATAGAAGGGTCCGATTATTATAAAAATATCGATAGGTTCAGCCAGAATGTTTTGGTACGTGACGATTTGCTTATTGTACGTTTTGATTCACAGCTGTATTTTGGGAATAAAAACTATTTCAAAAAAGAACTTTTAAAAAATGTAGCTAAAAAAGGCAGCAAGCTCAAAGGCATCATACTTAATGCCGAGGCCATTAGTTATATCGATTCCAGTGCGGCACAAATGCTTAAACGGGTGATTGAAGAGTTTCACGATAAAGGACTTCAGTTTTATATTTCGGGGGCAACAGGGCCGACAAGGGACACGATTTTCAGCAGTGGTATTATCGATGCCCTGAACAAGAAGTGCCTCTTCGTTCAGACAAAGGAAGCGGTCGATTATTTTGATAACATGACCCCCTTGTCCATTTTAAGCGAGAAAGTGGCCTGCCAAAACCATCGGAACAGTAACTAATGTTACGCCCATATTCAACGATTAGAGGTATTTTTGTAAGGAATGATGAAGATAGACTTCCCTTTTCGGGAATGTATAAGGAATGTATAAGGAAGGTATAATTTTCCTATCGGGAAATAAAAAAAAACAATTATGAAGATAGAACAGATATATACAGGATGCCTGGCACAGGGCGCATATTACATTGAAAGCAAAGGTGAAGTGGCGATTATTGATCCACTTCGTGAAGTAGAACCCTATATCGAAAGGGCCGAAAAAGACGGGGCAAAGATCAAATATATTTTTGAGACCCATTTTCACGCCGATTTTGTCAGTGGCCACGTTACCCTTTCCAAGGAAACCGGTGCACCCATCGTATACGGACCCAATGCCAACCCTTCCTTTGACGCTATAATAGCAAGTGACGGACAGGTATTTAAGCTTGGGGATATTAGTATACAAGTATTACATACCCCTGGGCACACTATGGAAAGTACCACCTATTTGTTGAAGGACGAAACAGGAAAAGACCATGCCATTTTCTCAGGTGATACCTTGTTCCTAGGAGATGTAGGTAGACCCGACCTGGCCCAAAAGGCGGCCGATATGACCCAAGACGATCTAGCGGGCCTATTGTTCGATAGCTTACGGAACAAGATCATGCCCCTGTCCGATGATATTACCGTTTATCCGGCACATGGTGCAGGTTCGGCCTGTGGTAAGAATATGATGAAGGAAACAGTGGATACCTTGGGCAATCAAAAAAGGGTAAACTACGCATTGCGGGCCGATATGACCAAGGAGGAGTTCATCAAAGAAGTGACCGACGGTTTGCTTCCTCCTCCAAAATATTTTCCGCTGAACGTTAAAATGAACAAAGAAGGCTATGAAGATATAGCCGATGTTTTGAATCGGGGCACCACCGCTTTGGATCCAGATGCCTTTGAGGCCATGGCCAATGAAACCGGTGCCGTGGTGTTGGACGTAAGGCATCAAGACGATTTTGTAAAAGGCCATATCCCTAGGTCGATTTTTATCGGACTTAACGGCGATTTTGCTCCGTGGGTAGGAGCCCTTATTGCAGATACCGAGCAACCGCTCTTATTGGTGACGCCGGAAGGTATGGAAGAAGAGGCGGTAACCCGTTTGTCCCGTGTTGGTTTTGATGCTACTATCGGAATTCTTGAAGGGGGATTCGAAGCATGGAAGAAAGCCGGGAAAGATTACGATACCATTAACTCCGTTTCTGCGGAAGAGGCAAAACCACAGATCGAAAATAAGGAAATGCCCGTTTTCGACGTGAGAAAAGAGAGTGAGTATCTTTCGGAACACGCGGTCAATGCGGAAAACACACCATTGGATTTTATAAACGACTACATGGGGGAATTCCCTAAGGAAAAAACATTTTTTGTTCACTGTGCCGGAGGCTATCGTTCGGTCATAGCGGAATCGATATTAAAAAGTAGGGGAATACATAATTTTGTGGATATAGGCGGCGGTTTCGGAGCCATGAAGAATGCAGGTATTCCGTCAACGGACTATGTTTGCCCTACGACCTTATAAGAAGGTGCGAAATTATAAAAACCCCATAGGCAAAAGACTATGGGGTTTTTCTTTTTAAAACTGTTTGGGATTGTGGCTAGCTAATTGCTGGCGTCTTTCATTCGGTTTTCTATTTCTATCCAATGGTCTTTTCGCATGGAGAATAGGAAGTAATCGTAAAATCGAATCTTCCATCTGAACCAGCGCTTGTTTCTTTTTAGATAGTGCTTTGTGCATTCTTCGTTCAACCAGGTCTCATCGAAACCTCTCCATTCACCTAAGGTATTTATTAAATTGGCCTTTAGCACGGGAAAAACCTCGTACCGGTCAATGGCTTTTAGTTCGTTTAGCGATAGACCTGAGTCAAGAAAAGTACGGGTGATGGAATGGTAATCGTGAGGTTGTAGTTCCGTATCTAGATATAGTTCTGAAATGGATTGCCATATCGGAAGTCTTTGCTCCAATACTACGTTCTGGGATTTGTCTCCCGCCCATGAACCATCAGGCAATTTGCCTAGGGATGCTTTAGGTTTCTTTTTATCAGCTTTCATATAGAAAAGGTTGTTTCAACTGCATTTTCAATTTTTATCGGTTGAATTTTTCATGACATATCGCGTATACTATATGTATTTGTTTGGTGAGGTGTTTTCGGCATACTTGCTAAGAAATCTCAAATGTAAGTGCAGCCCCCATGTTCTTTAGGGGGTTAATAGGCTTGCTATGATCAAATCTTCTAATAGGGCTGTAATTTAACCATATTTCTACTTTATTTGGCCTTTCGGGCAATAGGCTTTAAATGCCTGTTTTTACGTTTAGGCCCACGGTTTTTTACCCCCGATCACTCCCCACTTCTTGGCGATTCGGCTTTCATGTAAAAGACTACGGATGTCATGCGTTTGGGGCTGGACCCAAGTATTTCAGCCGATTATATGGGACGTTCTTTTGATAATAATTATAAAAAATCCCGAGCCTTGACAAAGCTTTGAATTTGTCGTGGGCCCGGGAAAAATTATCATAAACTTTAGATGAGGCTATGTTATAGTTGCCTCCAAAATCAGTTTTTCTGAAACCAGGTTTGTTCACCTGATCCAGTGCGCAATAGGTAGTTGCCTTTGATAAGACCGGAAACGTTTAATCGTTCTTTACGGCCTAGTATGCCTTCTTTTTTAAGGACTGGATTGCCCGTCGAGTCAAAAACACGTAAACCATTTTCGCCCTCCACTCCCTCAATAGTCAAGGTTTCCGATGCGGGGCTGGGATACACTCTTATTCCATCTACGGTCTTTGTCTCCAACTGGGCGGAAAGCGCCGTACTGGCGGTAGGTGATGTCTCCTTTTTCCAAGCAAAAGTTTCCCAACCATTATCTACGGGCCCTTTCGGTCGGATTATCGCGTTGTTTTCGGTCCATGGAGCCTGTAGCCATTTGCCCGTAAGCACGTTTTTCAAGGCTACAAGTCCGTTTCCTTTGGATTTCCATTCGAATTGTTCCCAATCGCCCTGAAAATCGCCCGCGGCCCTTACCGGTTTGTTGATGTCGCTTCCTTGAACTTGTACATATTTACCATTGGAATTGGCCTTAAGGGTAATCCCGCCTTTAGGGTGTTTTTCTACTTTGAATTTTTCCCAGCTTTGAACGGTCGAGCCTCTTGCAACCAATTGGCTGCCATCTTTTTCACCGGTTACAAATTTACCGTCGCCTTGCGTTTTTTTGAGGGAAATGTAACTGCCGATCGGAGCATCGGAACTGTCTTCCGCGGCGGTGCCGTCAACCAATTTATACACCCGTACCCAATCTACTTTCATGGTGTTTTTAGAATTGTCACGGAGGTTTTCCGGCTTAGGAAGTCCGATATTGGCAACACCTGCCGTGGCAAAAGGGAATACTTCTGTGTCAAAAATCATTCTTAATTCCTCGTCTAAAGGCACTCTTGGAACGATACGCATAACCTGCTTGCCATTGAAGTAAAAAAGAAGTTCATTAGGACTCTTCCACCAGAATCCATAGGTGTAAAAATTATCCCTTCCCCTGCCGGGCATTTTATATTCGGTTCCAAGTGGTTGCAATCCGGCATGTTTTCCGTAATAATGTGTATTAACATGATATTGATAAGGAAGATCGTCCTGTCGGTTTTCTTTGGATGGATTTCCAATATGCTCGATAACATCGATTTCAGAAAATTGGCCAACGCGGAACCAAAACGAAGAAGTCATAGACAAAGAGGAGGCCTTAAAGCGAGCCTCGTAATAATATCCGGGTTGGGCCTTGGTCTTGGAAACCGCCGCGGCAGCATCTACCCAAATATCCTTAAAAGGATCTTGAACGCTACTTGGTTCTTTTCTTAATGTAGAACGAAGGTTTAGGAAACCGTCACTTACGAAAGCATTCCCTTTTTTAAAATTGCTGGGGGCTCGGCCCTCCCAAAAAGGGTGGTAATCATACCACTTATTGGTGTCAATGGAGTTGCCGTTAAATTCATCGGATAATTGTTCAACCTTTTCCCATTTCTTCCCGTTTGTAGGAGATGGTAATTGCGCAGAAAGATTTGCGCTTACTAAAAAAATTAAAAATAGTAATACTTTTTTCATGTTGTAAGATTTAGAGTTACGTAAGTGTTTACGTACAAAATTGATTGTTGGATTTTGGGAATGACTAAAAGGGGTATTTCCTAAAGAAATATATGTTTTGTTTCCTGTACCGGAGGCTATCGCTCAGTCATAGCGGAAGCGATTTTAAAGAGTAGGGGAACATGATTTTCTTGATATGGGCGGCGGTTTACGAGCCATAAGGAATGCAGATATTCCGTTAACGGACTATGTTTGCCCTACAATCTTATAAGTAGGGCGAAGGTTTGAAAATCCTTTGAACAAAAGAGGGTGGAGTTTTCTTCTTAATGCGGTTTGGGATCGATGCTTGCTAGTTGCTAACGTCTTTCATTCGGTTTTCTATTTCGGTCGATTGGTCTTTTTACATGGGAATAAGAAATAATCGTAAAAATGGATCTACCATTTGAACCAGCGCTTGTTTTCTTATTAATGCGTATTCATGAAACGGTTGTTTTGTCCTCACGGCCATAGGGTTTCAAAATACTCACAAACAACGAGCATGTCTTCCGTGGCTTGCTTTTCGCTTTCTTTCATTGTACTTGTAAAGAAATCCCAATGCGCCTTCTTCCATTTTTGTAGGGCTTCATTGGTCGTTCCCATATCTAGGGCGGCGTAAGCTTCAGAGATTTGGTTAAAGGGAATGGTATCTACCTTTTTGGTTTCAATGATTGCCCTTGCGGTTCCGTCAAAATCGGTAATAATGTGTTTTGTGCCTACGGATGGCAAATTTGCCTTGGCTTCTTTGTACCAAGAATAGAGTCCTGAACCCGCTTGCTTTTTCCCTTGTACGACCAATTCGGCCAAACGATTGGCATCTTCTTCATTATCGTGAAAAAACCAAGACTCAGGTTGTTCCTCTTCCTTAAACTCCGGATAGGATGTGGTAAAACGCTCCCACATCTCTTGAACGGAAGGATTTATGGCAAGCTCTTGCTCCGCTTTTGTTTCGCCTTTACAGCTGCTTAATACGAGAAAGGTAATTAGGATGAGGTGTTTCATTGTATTCTGGATTTTGTTGGATTTTGCGGCTGTCTTGTTGGTTAAACGAAAAGTAATGTAAATATCTGTAACCTTCAAAGGGGTAATAGGGATTAGAAAGAACGGAGCCCCTGATAATTATCATATTTTTTGAGGAGGTTTCATTTTAACTTTAGGTAGTAATTTAAAAATCAAAGTTATGATCTCTCAAATTTTCTCATCGTTAGATTTCGACCTTAGAAGCGTAATAATTTTAGTACTTGGTTTCGTATTCATCGGTTTTGTGATAAGCTCGGTGCTTTTTGGGCAACATGACCATAAATGCTAGACGAAGCGGCATTTTATTATTTAGTAGAGGGTGTCTTTGGGTGTGATGCTCCCAATTGAATAGGTATGGGCCTTTTGGGGGTTAGGCCGTCAAGGGATTTTAAGTCCATATTCAGCTTTTGCTATATCAAGATCAACTTTTTTCAGTTGGTTTCGTGTAGGTGGCATCTTCAGGGCAAATTACTGGAAACACCTATAGTGTGTTCGCTTTGTTTTATCTAAAATATTGTAATACTGATAATTATCATATTTTAAAATAGGACTTCATATTAAATTTGAAGGAAATAAATAATCGACCTATGATCTCACAAAATTTACCTCTCGTCAATTACGGCAATGGCATTATCATGATTGCCGTTTTCGCCATAGTGTGCTTGGCCCTGGTAGTCACCGTTGTACTTTTTATGAATAGCGGCAAGAAAAAATAGTTGTATATCCTTGATTATCTGTATTTAAGTTATTTTTTATTGCGAATAAGTCATGGTTTGGACGTTTTTCTTAACATTTTTACAAATGTTAAAGCAATCTTAATTCATAAGGGTTGTTTTTACTGATTTTTGGTTATCTTTAATAAGAATCGGATTACAATCTAGCGAAGTGTATCTTTTGCCGGTATTGTAGTGCTTTTATGGCCACCAATCTTTGTACCACCTGAAACCAAACTTATGGACGCTATATGGATATATACCACTGTTGTAATCGTAATATTTAGTGTGTGGTTGTTGTTTGTAATTCTTATGTACAAAAAGTTGAACAAATAAGCCCGACCCTTAATCGTTGTGATGTTCGCTGTTTAAAATCACGATTTTATCGGGGTTCTTACTAAGATATGATTTGATAATACTCTCCGTTTCCAAGGTGTTGTTCTGCTGAACGAGAAAAGTTTCCAGTTCGTGTTCGGCACTTATGTGTTCTTGTCGGTCGACGAAGCCATACCCCATATACGTACTGTTTTTTACATATACAAAAGCCTGCTCGTTTGCGTTTCTTCCTTTTTCCCTTATGACAAAATCTTCTTTTTGCGCCCG is from Zobellia galactanivorans and encodes:
- a CDS encoding MBL fold metallo-hydrolase, which codes for MKIEQIYTGCLAQGAYYIESKGEVAIIDPLREVEPYIERAEKDGAKIKYIFETHFHADFVSGHVTLSKETGAPIVYGPNANPSFDAIIASDGQVFKLGDISIQVLHTPGHTMESTTYLLKDETGKDHAIFSGDTLFLGDVGRPDLAQKAADMTQDDLAGLLFDSLRNKIMPLSDDITVYPAHGAGSACGKNMMKETVDTLGNQKRVNYALRADMTKEEFIKEVTDGLLPPPKYFPLNVKMNKEGYEDIADVLNRGTTALDPDAFEAMANETGAVVLDVRHQDDFVKGHIPRSIFIGLNGDFAPWVGALIADTEQPLLLVTPEGMEEEAVTRLSRVGFDATIGILEGGFEAWKKAGKDYDTINSVSAEEAKPQIENKEMPVFDVRKESEYLSEHAVNAENTPLDFINDYMGEFPKEKTFFVHCAGGYRSVIAESILKSRGIHNFVDIGGGFGAMKNAGIPSTDYVCPTTL
- the porA gene encoding beta-porphyranase PorA, with the translated sequence MKKVLLFLIFLVSANLSAQLPSPTNGKKWEKVEQLSDEFNGNSIDTNKWYDYHPFWEGRAPSNFKKGNAFVSDGFLNLRSTLRKEPSSVQDPFKDIWVDAAAAVSKTKAQPGYYYEARFKASSLSMTSSFWFRVGQFSEIDVIEHIGNPSKENRQDDLPYQYHVNTHYYGKHAGLQPLGTEYKMPGRGRDNFYTYGFWWKSPNELLFYFNGKQVMRIVPRVPLDEELRMIFDTEVFPFATAGVANIGLPKPENLRDNSKNTMKVDWVRVYKLVDGTAAEDSSDAPIGSYISLKKTQGDGKFVTGEKDGSQLVARGSTVQSWEKFKVEKHPKGGITLKANSNGKYVQVQGSDINKPVRAAGDFQGDWEQFEWKSKGNGLVALKNVLTGKWLQAPWTENNAIIRPKGPVDNGWETFAWKKETSPTASTALSAQLETKTVDGIRVYPSPASETLTIEGVEGENGLRVFDSTGNPVLKKEGILGRKERLNVSGLIKGNYLLRTGSGEQTWFQKN
- a CDS encoding ASCH domain-containing protein; amino-acid sequence: MKHLILITFLVLSSCKGETKAEQELAINPSVQEMWERFTTSYPEFKEEEQPESWFFHDNEEDANRLAELVVQGKKQAGSGLYSWYKEAKANLPSVGTKHIITDFDGTARAIIETKKVDTIPFNQISEAYAALDMGTTNEALQKWKKAHWDFFTSTMKESEKQATEDMLVVCEYFETLWP
- a CDS encoding DUF7079 family protein yields the protein MKADKKKPKASLGKLPDGSWAGDKSQNVVLEQRLPIWQSISELYLDTELQPHDYHSITRTFLDSGLSLNELKAIDRYEVFPVLKANLINTLGEWRGFDETWLNEECTKHYLKRNKRWFRWKIRFYDYFLFSMRKDHWIEIENRMKDASN
- a CDS encoding SulP family inorganic anion transporter, which produces MRRFLPFLEWIPDYNKNWFSKDLVAGLTVGIILIPQGMAYAMIAGLPPVYGLYASLLPMIAYAVFGTSRQLAVGPVAMDSLLVAAGLATLAITSVDDYIGMALLLAFTVGAIQLTLGLLRMGFLVNFLSKPVISGFTSAAALIIMFSQLKHLLGVDITRSNRFDVLLVNAFEKMPDTNLYDFAIGLVGIVIIVALKKIDKRIPGILFVVILGILVVYLLQLPAFGVHIVGEIPTGLPSFRLHSFNVDALLELAPIAVTLALIGYLEAISIGKSLEEQTGEETIDANKELIALGSSNMLGSFFQSYVVTGSFSRSAINAQAGAKTPMALFFSAIVVAITLLFLTPLFYYLPNAVLASIIMVSVFGLIDIAYPKSLWEYRKDELFVLVITFLITLFAGISEGILIGVLLSLLLMVYKSSKPHFAVLGRIEGSDYYKNIDRFSQNVLVRDDLLIVRFDSQLYFGNKNYFKKELLKNVAKKGSKLKGIILNAEAISYIDSSAAQMLKRVIEEFHDKGLQFYISGATGPTRDTIFSSGIIDALNKKCLFVQTKEAVDYFDNMTPLSILSEKVACQNHRNSN